The following are encoded together in the Capsulimonas corticalis genome:
- a CDS encoding Rieske 2Fe-2S domain-containing protein yields the protein MDSLAITKAIEDQEWLAPVADGLQKAVETTYAAGGDAGRKVEDALHGVWLGHPLHAVLTDIPLGAWSVAAALDTLEAIGDDKYAAGADAAVGIGLLGALGSAVTGLTDWYRLSGKTTKRLGGAHALINISATALYGASYVMRKRSNRGAGRALALLGFGAVSAGAFLGGMLVYYQKIGVDHSKREELADEFVDVLDWDDLEENTPKRVEANGQPVVLVRQGEKIYALADACAHLGGPLSEGKVCDGGIVCPWHESRFALKDGKVLDGPSTFAQPHYETRVQDGKVQVKYGDPVLEV from the coding sequence ATGGATTCCCTGGCGATCACAAAGGCGATCGAAGATCAAGAATGGCTGGCCCCGGTGGCGGACGGGCTGCAAAAGGCCGTGGAGACGACATACGCGGCGGGCGGCGACGCGGGTCGCAAAGTCGAGGACGCCCTGCACGGCGTTTGGCTGGGGCATCCGCTGCACGCCGTCCTCACGGATATTCCCCTCGGCGCGTGGTCGGTGGCGGCGGCGCTGGACACCCTGGAGGCGATCGGCGACGACAAATACGCGGCCGGAGCCGACGCCGCCGTGGGGATCGGTCTGCTCGGCGCGCTCGGCTCGGCCGTCACCGGGCTGACGGACTGGTATCGGCTCAGCGGAAAAACCACCAAGCGCCTCGGCGGCGCGCATGCGCTGATCAACATCTCGGCCACCGCGCTTTACGGCGCTTCCTATGTGATGCGCAAGCGCAGCAACCGCGGAGCCGGCCGCGCGCTCGCGCTGCTTGGCTTCGGCGCCGTGAGCGCCGGGGCGTTTCTGGGCGGCATGCTCGTTTACTATCAGAAGATCGGCGTGGATCATTCCAAGCGCGAAGAACTGGCCGATGAGTTCGTGGATGTCCTCGACTGGGACGATCTGGAAGAAAACACCCCCAAGCGCGTCGAAGCGAACGGCCAGCCCGTCGTGCTCGTCCGCCAGGGCGAGAAAATCTACGCCCTCGCCGACGCCTGCGCCCACCTGGGCGGTCCCCTCTCCGAAGGCAAAGTGTGCGACGGCGGCATCGTCTGTCCCTGGCACGAATCCCGCTTCGCCCTCAAAGACGGCAAAGTGCTGGACGGCCCTTCAACCTTCGCCCAGCCGCACTACGAGACGCGGGTGCAAGACGGCAAAGTTCAAGTCAAATACGGCGATCCGGTGCTGGAAGTGTGA
- a CDS encoding PP2C family protein-serine/threonine phosphatase encodes MSAFPNSSDRKKLIPPKFFENSDQAWGPPAVKIAALVAAAAAFRIALNPVLDDRVPFITFFPAIVYGAWLLGWRGGMLATALAALVGSLFIMKTDPNVPGDEFADQFSLLMFLFSGTAVSALGQAQSAARRQGLKREDELRVKAEREALLNEIGQAIRATIDPQEIQQAAVQALGAALQADRCYFATYDYTRDTIFVGSDWSRTNLPAVAGQYRLTDYLPCLDALFASRTTCIAEDTAACGFPSAAEEILARGRLRALIAVPFYDEGRLSAALIAGMADGPRAWTPDEAALMEAAAEQTRTALATALIAQREHAIATKLQDALQPSLPDDIPGLALAEYYKPALSEAAIGGDFYDVFALNPTCAALVVADLSGKGLAAAAQVAIVRNMLRYVLYTDSTLAQSIAALNQTLAGRGLLPGFATLFAGCYDHAAREIRYVNCGQEPALLWRSATGCIEELPATGPVVGMNPGGQFAEQSTSFAPGDVFVIFTDGLTEAGPRRLRLLGVAGVTAILREIMGASLPESPQEKAAAIVARLIASVDAFAESGARDDVCLLVAVAK; translated from the coding sequence ATGTCGGCTTTTCCCAATAGCTCTGACCGAAAAAAGCTGATCCCTCCGAAGTTCTTCGAAAACAGCGATCAAGCGTGGGGGCCGCCGGCCGTCAAGATCGCAGCGCTCGTCGCTGCGGCGGCCGCCTTTCGCATTGCGCTCAATCCCGTGCTGGACGACCGCGTTCCCTTTATCACCTTCTTCCCCGCCATCGTCTATGGAGCCTGGCTGCTTGGCTGGCGCGGCGGGATGCTCGCGACGGCGCTAGCGGCGCTTGTGGGCTCGCTCTTCATCATGAAGACAGATCCCAATGTTCCGGGCGATGAGTTCGCCGACCAGTTCTCCCTGCTGATGTTTCTGTTCTCCGGGACCGCCGTGTCGGCGCTGGGCCAGGCGCAGTCGGCCGCGCGGCGCCAGGGGCTGAAGCGCGAGGACGAACTGCGCGTCAAGGCCGAGCGGGAAGCGCTGCTCAACGAGATCGGTCAGGCGATCCGCGCGACGATCGATCCGCAAGAGATCCAGCAGGCGGCCGTGCAGGCGCTCGGCGCGGCGCTCCAGGCGGACCGCTGCTATTTCGCAACCTATGACTATACGCGAGACACGATCTTTGTCGGCTCGGATTGGAGCCGCACGAACCTGCCGGCGGTCGCCGGCCAGTATCGTCTGACGGATTACCTGCCATGCCTGGATGCGCTGTTCGCCTCCCGGACGACCTGTATTGCCGAGGACACGGCGGCGTGCGGTTTCCCATCGGCGGCGGAGGAGATTTTGGCGCGCGGCCGCCTGCGCGCCCTGATCGCCGTACCATTCTACGACGAAGGGCGATTGTCGGCGGCGCTGATCGCGGGAATGGCGGACGGACCGCGCGCCTGGACGCCGGACGAAGCGGCTCTGATGGAGGCGGCGGCGGAGCAGACACGCACGGCGCTTGCGACGGCGCTGATCGCCCAGCGTGAGCACGCCATCGCGACCAAGCTTCAGGATGCTCTACAGCCGTCGCTGCCGGACGACATTCCTGGTCTGGCGCTGGCGGAGTACTATAAGCCGGCGCTATCCGAAGCCGCGATCGGCGGCGACTTTTATGACGTCTTCGCGCTGAACCCCACCTGCGCCGCCCTGGTCGTCGCGGACCTGTCCGGCAAGGGACTGGCGGCGGCCGCGCAGGTCGCCATCGTCCGCAATATGCTTCGGTATGTGCTTTACACCGACAGCACGCTCGCGCAATCGATCGCCGCGCTCAACCAGACCCTCGCCGGCCGGGGATTGCTGCCGGGATTCGCCACACTCTTCGCCGGCTGCTACGACCACGCCGCGCGGGAGATCCGCTACGTCAACTGCGGCCAGGAGCCCGCGCTGCTCTGGCGGTCGGCGACGGGATGTATCGAAGAGCTTCCGGCCACCGGCCCGGTCGTCGGCATGAACCCCGGCGGTCAGTTCGCCGAGCAGTCCACATCGTTTGCGCCGGGAGACGTCTTCGTCATATTCACCGACGGCCTCACCGAAGCCGGCCCGCGACGATTGCGGCTTCTCGGTGTCGCGGGCGTCACCGCGATCCTGCGGGAAATTATGGGAGCATCGCTTCCAGAATCCCCTCAGGAGAAGGCGGCCGCCATCGTAGCGCGTCTCATCGCCAGCGTGGACGCCTTCGCCGAAAGCGGCGCCCGCGACGATGTCTGTCTGCTGGTCGCCGTCGCGAAATGA
- a CDS encoding GAF domain-containing protein — protein MDTERPTELTPPSEEPPTEMTPSPGLQPLTAGLLECVTARDVARVIVDRGAAVLGATAGLLALVSEDGRLLEIVQSQGYPADVQVRWRSFPIDANLPLSNAVRQMAPLFTSSRAEWAAIFPHLTERNQDTNATADLPLIEHGRVLGALHLSFRDERVFDDADREFLDELVQQCSLAMGRALARQQADDARRRMEFLVRASEVLTESLDYSKTLHQLAHLVVPELSDYAQVAIVDGGAIDRIAVAHELPEREAVIRELYTLYPPDPTHPNSVGSAIRTGEVQHMTGLTDEIFVKAAVDEHHLSLLRQLALTDTLTIPLSARGRTLGAMTFAMSSESGRSFRPSLISFLQELSRRAAMAIDNARLYQDAEREISERKIAEAARERAVRQREDALIENARLMTEAVEASRQQREFQVNMLSSMTDGRLILCESPGDLPSPAPRLEMEATIQEADDIFRLRQAALATAVRCGFADERTDDLLTAVSEACMNAYVHAGGGDVRVRTDGECGVIQVWIVDRGKGIDYSRLPDAMFRKGYSSAGTLGHGFKLIISFADFVYVLTGPGGTTVVIEQHRSRPEPAWA, from the coding sequence ATGGATACAGAACGACCGACGGAATTGACGCCGCCTTCAGAAGAGCCGCCGACGGAGATGACGCCTTCGCCGGGGCTACAGCCCCTCACGGCCGGTTTACTGGAGTGCGTGACGGCGCGTGATGTCGCGCGCGTGATCGTCGATCGCGGCGCCGCCGTGCTGGGAGCGACCGCCGGGCTGCTGGCGCTGGTGAGCGAAGACGGGCGGCTGCTGGAGATCGTGCAGTCTCAGGGATATCCCGCGGATGTGCAGGTGCGCTGGCGCAGCTTTCCGATCGACGCGAATCTCCCGCTTTCCAACGCCGTTCGGCAGATGGCTCCGCTTTTTACTTCGTCGCGCGCCGAGTGGGCGGCGATTTTTCCCCATCTGACGGAGCGGAACCAGGACACGAACGCCACGGCGGACCTGCCGCTGATCGAGCATGGACGCGTGCTGGGCGCGCTTCACCTTTCGTTCCGCGACGAACGTGTTTTCGATGACGCCGACCGGGAATTCCTCGACGAGCTTGTCCAACAGTGTTCGCTGGCGATGGGCCGGGCGCTGGCGCGACAGCAGGCGGACGACGCCCGGCGGCGCATGGAGTTTCTCGTGCGGGCCAGCGAGGTCTTAACGGAGTCGCTGGACTATTCGAAAACGCTGCATCAACTGGCCCATCTCGTGGTTCCCGAGCTGTCCGATTACGCCCAGGTTGCGATTGTCGACGGCGGCGCGATCGATCGGATCGCCGTCGCGCATGAACTGCCGGAGCGCGAGGCGGTTATTCGGGAGCTTTACACGCTTTATCCGCCCGATCCGACGCACCCCAACAGCGTCGGCTCCGCCATCCGGACGGGCGAGGTCCAGCACATGACCGGCTTGACTGATGAGATCTTCGTGAAGGCCGCCGTGGACGAGCATCATCTTTCGCTGCTGCGCCAGCTGGCGCTGACCGATACGCTGACGATTCCGCTGTCGGCGAGGGGCCGCACTCTCGGGGCAATGACTTTCGCGATGTCGTCGGAGTCCGGGCGATCATTTCGTCCTTCGCTGATCTCCTTTTTGCAGGAGCTGTCTCGGCGCGCGGCGATGGCGATCGACAATGCGCGTCTGTATCAAGACGCGGAGCGGGAGATCTCCGAGCGCAAGATCGCGGAAGCGGCGCGAGAGAGGGCGGTCCGGCAGCGGGAGGACGCGCTGATCGAGAACGCCCGTTTGATGACCGAGGCGGTGGAAGCCTCGCGCCAGCAGCGCGAGTTTCAGGTCAACATGCTTTCGTCGATGACGGACGGGCGGCTGATTCTCTGTGAAAGCCCCGGCGACTTGCCGTCCCCGGCGCCAAGACTGGAGATGGAGGCGACGATCCAGGAGGCGGACGATATCTTCCGCCTTCGTCAAGCGGCGCTGGCTACGGCCGTGAGGTGCGGTTTCGCCGATGAGAGGACGGATGACCTGCTGACAGCCGTGTCCGAAGCGTGCATGAACGCGTATGTGCACGCGGGCGGCGGCGATGTCCGCGTGCGGACCGACGGGGAGTGCGGCGTCATCCAGGTCTGGATCGTCGATCGCGGCAAAGGCATCGACTATAGCCGCCTTCCGGACGCGATGTTCCGCAAGGGCTATTCCTCCGCCGGCACGCTGGGGCACGGCTTCAAGCTGATCATCAGCTTCGCCGATTTTGTTTACGTGCTGACCGGCCCCGGCGGCACCACTGTCGTCATCGAGCAGCATCGCTCTCGCCCCGAGCCCGCCTGGGCATAA
- a CDS encoding Dabb family protein, giving the protein MSRHSGFFHHVYFWLREGGGAEDARALADGCRKHLSDIPGVQSITVATPAGTPRAVVDNTYAVALLMEFADQAAHDGYQEHPDHLKFIDECKHLWSRVQIYDAVPDGA; this is encoded by the coding sequence ATGTCGCGTCACTCAGGATTTTTCCACCATGTTTACTTTTGGCTTCGCGAGGGCGGCGGGGCTGAGGACGCCCGGGCGCTCGCCGACGGCTGCCGCAAGCACCTCTCGGACATTCCCGGCGTGCAAAGCATCACGGTCGCCACGCCCGCCGGCACCCCGCGCGCCGTCGTGGACAACACCTACGCCGTAGCGCTGCTGATGGAGTTCGCGGATCAAGCGGCGCATGACGGATACCAGGAACATCCCGACCATCTGAAATTTATCGACGAATGCAAACACTTATGGAGCCGCGTGCAGATCTACGATGCCGTGCCTGACGGCGCATAA
- a CDS encoding prepilin-type N-terminal cleavage/methylation domain-containing protein, whose amino-acid sequence MSLPNKHDGRIGFTLIELLVVIAIIAILAAILFPVFAQAREKARQTMCVSNMKQLGLAFLQYSVDNDDALVSKYQYAYYDNNGSSPLEPYIKNHSANSIASVWTCPDLTNHYQSSVINFRSYPRTYGMNEFLTNPGSTYQCASGSAGCKNITDPDSYYPRVSDEVVKNGTDKPLGDLDYPITLSRINSPANTDLLYEGMTEDGPANNQYTGSSQGYGSWFRVKGFWNSLTAEQKFWYTAQSPDKPYHGTRNNYLFCDGHVKSRVPEKQGYDITQDPNQIWTLQDGRDNVPFPSNPS is encoded by the coding sequence ATGTCGCTGCCGAACAAACACGACGGTCGCATCGGCTTTACGCTGATTGAATTGCTCGTGGTTATCGCAATTATTGCGATTCTTGCCGCCATCCTTTTCCCTGTCTTCGCTCAGGCCCGCGAAAAAGCGCGGCAAACGATGTGTGTCTCCAACATGAAGCAGCTGGGACTTGCGTTCCTTCAGTACTCCGTGGACAATGACGACGCCCTCGTCTCCAAGTATCAGTACGCTTACTACGACAACAACGGTTCGTCCCCGTTGGAGCCGTATATCAAGAACCATTCGGCCAATAGCATCGCTTCCGTCTGGACTTGCCCTGACCTCACTAATCACTACCAGAGCAGCGTCATCAATTTTCGCAGCTACCCACGCACGTACGGCATGAATGAGTTTTTGACGAACCCGGGCTCAACTTACCAGTGCGCCAGCGGGAGCGCAGGCTGCAAGAATATCACGGACCCCGACTCATATTATCCGCGCGTCTCCGATGAGGTAGTTAAAAACGGCACGGACAAACCGCTGGGCGACCTGGACTATCCCATCACGCTTTCCCGCATCAACTCGCCGGCCAATACGGATCTGCTGTATGAAGGCATGACGGAAGACGGTCCCGCAAACAACCAGTACACCGGATCGTCTCAGGGGTATGGCTCGTGGTTCCGAGTCAAGGGGTTCTGGAACAGCCTTACCGCCGAGCAAAAGTTCTGGTATACCGCTCAGTCTCCCGACAAGCCTTATCACGGAACACGCAACAACTATCTGTTCTGTGACGGTCACGTCAAATCCCGTGTTCCGGAGAAGCAGGGCTACGACATCACGCAGGATCCCAACCAAATTTGGACTCTACAGGATGGTCGTGATAACGTCCCATTCCCGTCCAACCCGTCGTAA
- a CDS encoding diguanylate cyclase, which yields MTVDLSKDESARLAALREYRILDTDAEETYDAITRLAAFICDAPIAAVTLVDAERQWFKSILGVAVKETPRSIAFCSHTIQQSDVMVVCSATDDVRFENNPLVTGDPKIRFYAGAPLMTADGHALGTLCVMDYEPRTLTQGQTEALQTLAGHVVAQLELSRRFADQERLSMIMEATEDGVWEWRPDTGESFFSPQWKRMLGYEDHEMPSRSEEWSSRVHPDDVEAATEAFVAHFEQPNSTHHIQYRMRHRDGSWRWWHSRGRASHDRHGNLMRAVGTNTDITAHMQARERTDHLLAVGAALGSALTTGDVAESILTAAMPIFQATAATVALLDAGARTLCTIRLKGIDGEQTESYAEFSIDTPSPLADAVREQRLVIVPSKSDPAEYLVAVPLLAGGRSLGGLSLKCPAERCRDDDQATFLWTLANQCSLALERARLYDNALHEAKIRRQAQDALQESDARKSAMLEAALDCIITIDADELVLEWNPACERTFGYSRAETIGRPLSDLIIPPYMRSGHEHGIAHYHATGEGPVLNKRVEVMGMRKDGSELPLELTAVPIKVGGRTMFTAYLRDLTERKQLEEERERALRAAEERADRDPLTGLLNHRAFHKRLEEEAARVEREGSSLTIVMMDLDNFKFFNDVYGHTVGDDVLRQVAKRLQSICRSYDSIARFGGDEFALLMPSASGTPTSELEARLRTDLDDIVFCPDGHTMNIPITVSFGVAALSQLDMNWHETVRLADERLRRAKTGGAAETEADHVRALMSGRVDGFSMLDALVNAVDNKDRYTRRHSEDVMLYSVMIAEELGLSDVEKHTVAVSALLHDVGKIGVPDAVLRKPGKLTDAEFETIRQHPMMGAIMVSAAHGLEDTLDAVRHHHERWDGLGYPFGLKGEDCPLIARLMAVADAYSAMTTDRPYRKGMPRVIAEDILAAGAGTQWDPKCVQAFLRALKRDEACVAV from the coding sequence ATGACCGTTGATCTGTCCAAGGACGAAAGCGCGCGGCTCGCGGCTCTGCGAGAATATCGTATCCTGGACACGGACGCCGAGGAAACGTACGACGCGATCACACGCCTTGCCGCTTTTATCTGCGACGCGCCAATCGCGGCCGTGACGCTGGTGGACGCCGAGCGCCAATGGTTCAAGTCCATCCTGGGCGTGGCCGTGAAGGAAACGCCGCGCAGCATCGCGTTTTGCTCGCACACGATCCAGCAGTCGGATGTCATGGTCGTTTGCAGCGCGACGGATGACGTTCGCTTTGAGAATAACCCCCTCGTGACCGGAGATCCCAAGATCCGGTTTTACGCCGGCGCGCCTCTGATGACCGCCGACGGGCACGCGCTCGGCACGTTGTGCGTCATGGATTACGAGCCGCGCACCCTCACGCAAGGCCAGACGGAGGCGCTGCAAACGCTCGCCGGGCATGTGGTCGCCCAGCTTGAGCTTTCACGGCGTTTCGCCGATCAGGAACGCCTGAGCATGATCATGGAGGCGACCGAGGACGGAGTCTGGGAGTGGCGTCCGGACACCGGCGAATCCTTCTTCTCCCCCCAGTGGAAGCGAATGCTCGGCTATGAAGACCATGAGATGCCCAGCCGCAGCGAAGAGTGGAGCAGCCGCGTCCACCCGGATGACGTGGAAGCCGCCACTGAGGCGTTCGTCGCACACTTTGAACAACCCAACTCCACGCATCACATTCAATACCGAATGCGCCATCGCGACGGCTCCTGGCGCTGGTGGCATAGCCGGGGACGCGCCAGCCACGACCGCCACGGAAACCTCATGCGGGCCGTCGGCACGAACACGGATATCACGGCGCACATGCAGGCCCGCGAGCGCACCGACCATCTGCTCGCCGTCGGAGCCGCGCTGGGCAGCGCGCTGACGACCGGAGACGTGGCGGAATCGATTCTGACGGCGGCCATGCCGATCTTCCAGGCGACCGCCGCGACGGTCGCTTTGCTGGACGCCGGCGCGCGGACTCTGTGCACGATCCGCCTGAAGGGGATCGACGGCGAGCAAACCGAATCCTACGCCGAATTTTCCATCGACACCCCTTCCCCGCTCGCGGACGCCGTGCGCGAGCAGCGGCTGGTGATCGTTCCGTCGAAAAGCGACCCGGCCGAATACCTGGTCGCCGTACCGCTGCTCGCCGGCGGGCGCAGCCTCGGCGGACTTTCCCTCAAGTGTCCGGCCGAACGGTGCCGCGACGACGACCAGGCGACGTTCCTATGGACCCTGGCGAACCAATGCTCCTTGGCGCTGGAGCGCGCCCGTCTTTACGACAACGCGCTGCATGAGGCAAAGATTCGCCGGCAGGCGCAGGACGCCCTTCAGGAAAGCGACGCCCGCAAAAGCGCCATGCTGGAAGCCGCCCTGGACTGCATCATCACGATCGACGCGGATGAGCTGGTGCTGGAGTGGAACCCCGCCTGCGAGCGCACCTTCGGCTACTCCCGCGCGGAGACGATTGGCCGCCCGCTGTCCGACCTGATCATCCCGCCCTATATGCGTTCGGGACACGAGCACGGCATCGCGCACTATCACGCCACAGGGGAAGGCCCCGTGCTCAACAAGCGCGTCGAAGTGATGGGAATGCGCAAGGACGGAAGCGAACTGCCGCTCGAACTGACGGCGGTGCCGATCAAAGTGGGCGGACGGACGATGTTCACGGCATACCTGCGCGATCTCACCGAACGCAAGCAGCTGGAGGAGGAGCGCGAGCGAGCGCTGCGCGCGGCGGAGGAGCGAGCCGACCGAGACCCGCTGACCGGCCTGCTCAACCATCGCGCCTTCCATAAGCGTCTGGAAGAAGAAGCGGCCCGGGTCGAGCGCGAAGGATCGTCGCTTACCATCGTCATGATGGACCTGGACAACTTCAAGTTCTTCAACGATGTGTACGGCCACACCGTCGGCGACGACGTGCTTCGCCAGGTGGCGAAGCGTCTTCAGTCGATCTGCCGCTCTTACGATTCCATTGCCCGCTTCGGCGGCGACGAATTCGCGCTGCTGATGCCCAGCGCCAGCGGCACGCCCACATCGGAGCTCGAAGCGCGGCTGCGCACGGATCTGGACGACATTGTCTTTTGCCCGGACGGCCATACGATGAATATCCCCATCACCGTATCGTTCGGGGTCGCCGCGCTCAGCCAGCTCGATATGAACTGGCACGAAACCGTGCGCCTCGCGGACGAGCGCCTGCGCCGGGCGAAGACCGGCGGCGCCGCGGAGACCGAAGCCGACCACGTGCGCGCGCTGATGTCGGGCCGCGTGGACGGCTTCTCCATGCTCGATGCGCTGGTGAACGCCGTGGACAACAAAGACCGCTACACGCGCCGCCACTCCGAGGACGTCATGCTTTACAGCGTCATGATCGCCGAGGAGCTGGGTTTGAGCGACGTTGAAAAGCATACCGTCGCGGTCTCCGCGCTTCTCCACGATGTCGGCAAGATCGGCGTTCCGGACGCCGTCCTGCGCAAACCCGGAAAGCTCACCGACGCCGAATTCGAGACGATACGGCAGCACCCCATGATGGGCGCCATCATGGTCAGCGCCGCGCACGGCCTGGAAGACACGCTCGACGCCGTCCGGCACCACCACGAACGGTGGGACGGCCTGGGCTACCCCTTCGGTCTGAAGGGCGAGGATTGCCCCCTGATCGCGCGGCTGATGGCCGTCGCGGACGCCTACAGCGCCATGACCACCGACCGCCCCTACCGAAAGGGCATGCCTCGCGTGATCGCGGAGGATATCCTCGCGGCGGGAGCCGGGACACAGTGGGACCCCAAATGCGTTCAGGCGTTCCTCCGCGCGCTCAAGCGCGACGAGGCTTGCGTCGCGGTCTGA
- a CDS encoding DUF1269 domain-containing protein, protein MTTTLPTTTNRVTAVFADRAQAEQAVSALRQSGVNDDQLAVVAQHDGHTISTGDGSAAVAANDGDGSRVGKGLAAGAGVGALFGLAALAIPGVGPFVTAGFLAHALGVTGGAIASGAVVGATSGAVAGAFAKAGYNDDEARYYGGAVESGHVLVAVDTTSGADAAQVRQILSQYGGSFSA, encoded by the coding sequence ATGACGACCACACTTCCGACAACCACGAACCGTGTTACCGCAGTCTTCGCGGACCGCGCGCAGGCCGAGCAGGCCGTGAGCGCTTTGCGCCAGAGCGGCGTCAACGACGATCAACTCGCCGTTGTCGCGCAGCATGACGGCCATACGATCAGCACCGGCGACGGCTCGGCCGCTGTCGCGGCCAATGACGGCGACGGCAGCCGTGTCGGCAAGGGCCTCGCGGCCGGCGCCGGCGTCGGCGCTCTCTTCGGTCTCGCGGCGCTCGCCATCCCGGGCGTGGGACCGTTCGTCACGGCAGGCTTCCTGGCCCACGCCCTCGGCGTGACCGGCGGCGCGATCGCCTCCGGCGCGGTCGTCGGCGCAACGTCCGGCGCGGTCGCCGGCGCGTTCGCCAAAGCTGGATACAACGATGACGAAGCGCGCTACTACGGCGGCGCCGTCGAGAGCGGCCACGTCCTGGTCGCCGTCGACACCACCAGCGGCGCGGACGCCGCTCAGGTCCGCCAGATCCTGAGCCAGTACGGCGGTTCGTTCTCCGCGTAA
- a CDS encoding glycoside hydrolase family 76 protein, whose amino-acid sequence MFVTQLMATGGVLLAASVAAVLGGSVAAQAKSPDSATRDLAMDAYNKAFYKVDKGMGSFRMTSAGGHQSNFWQYAEQIETVEDAAERNPKYKQQVTELCNGFVLEHGRSWASNIYNDDILWASMAFTRAYNLTGNTTFLKYAKENFDLVWSRAYDTELIPGLWWTTDKTCKNGCVNGPGVIAAMLLFNAGQGDVYKERAVTLFENYEKNPIMCDLSKNAVSDSIDTKGKINHWVSTYNQGTFAGGAAMLGRYADAKLALQTAKDDLCGQHAPNIFNEEYGGGPNTDLPGFKGILCRWAGYYAAKSGDTSFNAWLQTNANAAWDQRNSEGITWSKFWLRAPEPKDSALYSWECSPAATIMQVCP is encoded by the coding sequence ATGTTCGTAACGCAGTTGATGGCGACCGGCGGTGTTTTGCTGGCGGCGTCCGTGGCCGCAGTGCTGGGCGGCAGTGTCGCCGCGCAGGCGAAGTCGCCGGATTCGGCGACGCGCGATCTGGCGATGGACGCCTACAACAAAGCCTTTTACAAGGTGGACAAAGGCATGGGGTCGTTTCGGATGACCAGCGCCGGCGGACATCAGAGTAACTTCTGGCAGTACGCCGAGCAGATCGAAACCGTGGAAGACGCCGCCGAGAGAAACCCGAAGTACAAGCAGCAGGTCACCGAACTGTGCAACGGGTTTGTGCTCGAACACGGCCGCAGCTGGGCGAGCAATATCTACAACGACGATATTTTGTGGGCCAGCATGGCGTTCACGCGCGCCTACAACCTCACCGGCAACACCACCTTTTTGAAGTACGCCAAAGAGAACTTCGACCTGGTATGGTCCCGCGCCTACGACACCGAGCTGATCCCCGGGCTGTGGTGGACCACCGACAAGACCTGCAAGAACGGCTGCGTGAACGGCCCCGGCGTGATCGCCGCGATGCTGCTGTTCAACGCCGGTCAGGGGGACGTGTATAAAGAGCGCGCCGTTACCCTGTTTGAGAACTACGAGAAGAATCCGATCATGTGCGATCTGTCCAAGAACGCCGTATCCGACTCCATCGATACCAAAGGCAAGATCAATCACTGGGTCTCCACCTACAATCAAGGCACCTTCGCCGGCGGCGCGGCCATGCTCGGGCGATACGCCGACGCCAAGCTCGCGCTCCAAACCGCGAAGGACGATCTTTGCGGCCAGCACGCGCCCAATATCTTCAACGAGGAGTACGGGGGCGGCCCGAACACCGATCTTCCCGGTTTCAAAGGCATCCTCTGCCGCTGGGCCGGATACTACGCGGCGAAATCCGGCGACACCTCATTCAACGCATGGCTGCAAACGAATGCGAACGCCGCCTGGGATCAGCGAAACTCCGAAGGGATCACCTGGTCCAAGTTCTGGCTGCGCGCCCCCGAGCCGAAGGACAGCGCCCTTTACTCCTGGGAATGCTCGCCGGCGGCGACGATTATGCAGGTGTGTCCTTAA